A window from Leptothermofonsia sichuanensis E412 encodes these proteins:
- a CDS encoding cadherin-like domain-containing protein, with protein MSDNTLATAQIIRPIASAQTFQEFIGVQNGVLDSSDYYRFTLARSSTVTLLLSGLSADANVEILNTAGAVVTDADGVSLRSTNTGTLPEAFSTVLSAGTYYIHVFPGPATDPLDPLNTTPSTSYLLSVAANDNARSDIFWRNYASGDNGIWFMEGTTLASFTLTTALPSPDWVVQAVGDMDGDGDSDVIFRNRVSGDNAIWIMDGALLVSAVLLPRLADQNWQIGGVGDFNNNGSNDILWRNYATGDNAVWFMNGPAFSGSAVFLDPLPNPNFRIQGTADFNNDGNVDIVFREYVGGGGGNIIWLMNGTTRIQTVVDLPALPDLNFQLFGTGDFNLDGKPDLLFRNVVTGENVVWFLNGTTFAGSAPLTTLGDLNWRPTAPFVRYLPVNRIDLAGNTITSPFAIGTLNGNGRYTDFIGTSPTGNDPQDYYRFFLSSPTTIELSLTGLNGGNLSGDLDVQILNANGVVAIASGVPLESLNPGGSPESITANLNPGTYFIRVFQKAVGENSFYELSFNVNNLPVLATKNNLTLNEGEAQTISSSLLLVTDENNPPNQLTYTLVNPPNRGGLSLGGTAIIAGSTFTQADINANRLSYTHDGSETLVDNFTFNVSDGAGGIIGNTPFTINIIPVNDPPFLVSNQGLTLTEGEGALLTSAILLVTDVEQPPAQVVYSLNSLPTNGSLVLNGTTLTAGSTFTQANLNSGTQLRYNHNGSETTSDSFVFTVTDGAGGFLTPPQTTFSINVIPFNDPPVLTTNLGLTVGQDGTGNIFSTLLSATDAEFLTLPDQIVYTVVTGPTRGTLYRDGTATNTFTQADINNGRVSYDHDGSNTNSDSFTFRITDGVNIVPTASLDPAVFNITINRANFPPVLATNTGLTLSEGTTAEITNTLLQLTDQDNAPPQLVYTLQSLPTNGSLNRFGTAMTIGQTFTQNDLDQVPSRITYRHNGSEILSDSFSFIASDGTTVLAPATFSINVIPVNDAPVLVSNSGATLAEGDSFLITSSVLRITDNDGPPPASLVYSVVSAPANGTLLLATTPVTSFTQADIDSGLLQYSHNGSESVFDSFTFTITDGVIPAPLGPNTFNISITPVNDPPTVSLNTGLTLSEGTSSTIASTALLVTDPDGPNPVRYTLGALPIRGTLLLGSTPLTTGQTFTQAAITSGQLSYQHDGSETTSDRFTFTASDGLLSTTTTTFNINVIPVNDAPVLTLPGAQVVNEDTLLTFGNGTRISVSDPENDNPITVQLSVANGIITVNSGAGVTNNNSNNVTVTGSLAALNTALNNLVYTPNANFNGPDALVVSANDGTDTSQGTINITVAAVNDAPTLTVPGPQIVNEDTPLVLTTIDTTDIDAGGSPVRATLSALNGTLSLASIAGVSFINGANGASSLTIEGTINSIRGVLSNLTYQGNPDYFGTDTITITINDQGATGAPGPQSITRTIPVTVRSVNDAPSFTGGPNQVVNEDSGPQTVAGWATNLSTGPANESNQTLSFIVSNSNPDLFTTAGQPTVNPTTGALTYTPAANAFGTATVTVRLQDSGGTQFGGVDTSSDYTFTITVNPVNDAPSFTPGTNITIAEDSPPQSVLWATNISPGPSTPLPPNESDQTVNFLVSNNNPSLFTITGQPTIAPNGTLSYALAQDANGIAVVTVRLRDSGGTENGGVDTSPFQTFTINVTAVNDAPTLTLPGTQFVDEDTVLGIPGISINDVDAGSGNLRVTLTALGPSGALTGGNLSFSTIPGVAITGNNSNSVTLTGNLTNLNAALSSLNYQGKPNINGEDRIVVTVNDQGNTGAGGALSTTQTLTVNINAVNDAPVLTLVNSTITGAEDTPILLSGISVTDVDAGTSNIQVTVSVLQGTLNATPGTTTVTGAGTSLLTITGAQNAVNAALNTLTYQGNLDYFGPDEAIVTVNDLGNTGIGGALTDTRTLSINVTPVNDPPTFLAFPTGPVPVAEDTNLIFTGGRAIVVTDVDSGPNPVRLTLSVNNGTLTMNTSGLTTIAGANGSQSATYEGTINAITTALASLVYRGNLNYFGPDRLTVSVNDNGFTGAATGIPVIRTLDIDVTPVNDPPVLVTNSPLTLNEGASQVISNGLLRTTDVDNTAAEIVYTIDAAVNNGVLVRSGTTLGVGSTFTQQDVNSNLIRYFHNGSETINDSFTFTVNDGGAQPTTAVFNITVNPINDIPVLAVRQPLTVTEGFAGTISSTLLLVTDPDNTPPQLRYTLINLPSSGAVRLNGSNLSIGQSFTQQDINQNRVTYRHNGSETTTDSFTFTVSDGAGGNIGATAFNISVIPVDDPPIIVSNGPLNTSEGAITTITQSVLQTSDPESQPLTYTLVAQPLFGTLTRGGTVLTNGQTFTQSDINTGLISYQHNGSETPNNRDSFFYTVSDGANSLTRIFEINVAPVNDPPVLLTPNPFIEVPGDVVSVTEISSGVLQVTDVDNTPAQLVYTLVAAPNPTFGQLQLNGVGLITGQTFTQADIDAGRVTYRSTGGGSSDTFQVSISDGGPGGTLPTEFVTIFFTYP; from the coding sequence ATGTCTGATAACACTCTAGCCACTGCACAAATAATCCGTCCGATCGCCAGTGCGCAAACTTTTCAGGAATTTATAGGCGTCCAGAATGGTGTTCTAGATTCTAGTGACTACTATCGTTTCACGCTCGCCAGGAGTAGCACTGTTACGCTTCTGCTATCGGGATTGAGCGCAGATGCCAATGTTGAAATCTTAAACACTGCCGGAGCCGTTGTTACTGACGCAGATGGGGTCAGTCTCCGATCAACCAATACAGGCACTCTGCCCGAAGCATTTAGCACCGTTCTGAGCGCTGGAACTTACTACATTCATGTTTTTCCAGGTCCAGCTACCGATCCGCTGGACCCACTCAATACGACCCCCAGCACCAGCTATCTCCTCAGTGTGGCAGCCAACGACAATGCTCGCTCAGATATTTTCTGGCGGAATTATGCCTCCGGCGACAATGGTATCTGGTTCATGGAAGGCACAACGCTAGCATCCTTTACCCTCACCACCGCCTTACCTTCCCCGGATTGGGTGGTTCAAGCCGTTGGGGACATGGATGGAGATGGCGACAGTGATGTCATCTTCCGGAACCGGGTCAGCGGTGACAATGCGATCTGGATTATGGATGGGGCATTGCTTGTTTCAGCCGTGTTGCTGCCCAGGCTGGCTGACCAAAACTGGCAGATTGGTGGAGTAGGCGATTTTAACAACAATGGCAGCAACGACATTCTCTGGCGGAACTATGCCACTGGTGACAATGCAGTCTGGTTCATGAATGGACCAGCCTTTAGTGGCTCAGCCGTCTTTCTTGACCCCCTGCCCAATCCCAACTTCCGGATTCAGGGGACTGCGGATTTCAATAACGACGGTAATGTGGACATCGTCTTCCGTGAGTATGTCGGTGGTGGTGGTGGGAACATAATCTGGCTGATGAATGGCACCACCCGCATCCAAACCGTTGTTGACCTGCCTGCCTTACCAGACTTGAACTTCCAACTGTTTGGGACGGGTGACTTTAACCTGGATGGGAAACCTGACCTTCTCTTCCGCAATGTGGTGACAGGGGAGAATGTGGTCTGGTTCCTGAACGGGACGACCTTTGCCGGTTCAGCCCCCCTGACAACGCTGGGAGATTTAAACTGGCGGCCAACCGCACCATTTGTCCGGTATTTACCTGTGAATCGGATTGATCTGGCTGGTAATACCATTACCAGTCCTTTTGCGATCGGGACTTTGAATGGCAATGGACGCTATACAGACTTTATTGGCACCTCCCCAACTGGAAACGATCCACAGGATTACTATCGCTTTTTCCTGAGCAGTCCAACGACTATCGAGCTTTCCCTGACCGGGCTAAACGGTGGAAATCTTTCCGGTGACCTGGATGTTCAGATTCTTAATGCTAACGGGGTCGTTGCGATCGCCAGCGGAGTTCCCCTCGAATCGCTCAACCCGGGTGGTTCCCCAGAAAGCATTACAGCAAATCTCAATCCGGGCACCTACTTTATTCGAGTTTTCCAGAAAGCTGTCGGGGAGAATAGCTTCTACGAGTTGAGCTTTAACGTCAACAACCTGCCAGTCCTGGCAACCAAGAATAATCTGACGCTGAATGAGGGCGAGGCACAGACTATCAGTAGCAGCCTCCTGCTTGTGACGGATGAGAATAATCCCCCCAACCAGCTCACCTACACCCTGGTTAACCCGCCAAATCGCGGGGGGTTAAGCCTAGGTGGAACCGCCATTATTGCAGGCAGCACCTTTACCCAAGCAGATATCAATGCGAACAGATTGTCCTATACCCATGACGGCTCAGAAACCCTGGTGGACAACTTCACGTTCAATGTTTCTGATGGAGCTGGCGGCATCATTGGTAATACGCCCTTCACGATCAATATCATCCCAGTCAACGACCCGCCATTCCTGGTCAGCAATCAGGGCTTGACTCTGACAGAAGGGGAAGGTGCGCTGCTGACCAGTGCCATCCTGCTGGTTACCGATGTTGAACAGCCCCCTGCTCAGGTGGTCTATAGCCTGAACAGTCTACCGACCAACGGCTCCTTAGTGTTGAATGGGACGACCCTGACTGCCGGTAGTACCTTCACTCAAGCCAACCTCAATAGTGGCACTCAACTGCGCTACAACCATAACGGCAGTGAAACCACAAGTGATAGCTTTGTCTTTACGGTTACCGATGGAGCGGGAGGATTCTTAACTCCACCGCAGACCACCTTCAGCATTAATGTCATTCCGTTTAACGATCCTCCAGTTTTGACCACCAATCTGGGGCTAACGGTTGGTCAGGATGGGACAGGCAATATTTTCTCCACCCTGCTCAGTGCGACAGATGCTGAGTTTCTGACGCTGCCCGACCAGATTGTTTACACCGTTGTAACAGGTCCAACGCGAGGAACCCTCTATCGGGACGGAACAGCCACAAACACCTTTACCCAGGCGGATATCAATAACGGCAGAGTTTCCTACGACCACGATGGCAGTAATACCAACAGCGATAGTTTCACCTTCAGAATTACAGATGGCGTCAATATTGTCCCTACCGCCAGCCTGGATCCTGCCGTCTTTAACATCACAATTAATCGGGCAAACTTCCCGCCAGTGCTGGCAACTAATACTGGCTTGACCTTGAGTGAAGGCACGACGGCTGAGATTACCAACACGCTGTTACAACTGACCGATCAGGACAATGCCCCACCCCAACTGGTGTATACCCTCCAGAGCCTGCCCACCAACGGCAGCCTGAACCGCTTTGGGACAGCCATGACGATTGGGCAAACTTTTACCCAGAATGACCTGGATCAGGTGCCCAGCCGCATTACCTACCGGCATAACGGAAGTGAAATTCTATCGGACAGCTTCAGTTTCATCGCTTCTGACGGCACTACTGTTCTGGCACCAGCAACCTTCAGTATCAACGTTATCCCTGTTAATGATGCACCCGTACTGGTCAGCAACAGTGGTGCCACCCTGGCAGAAGGCGACTCATTCCTGATTACCAGCAGCGTGTTACGGATCACCGATAATGATGGCCCGCCACCCGCTTCCCTGGTTTACTCGGTAGTTTCTGCGCCTGCAAACGGCACCTTACTGCTGGCAACTACGCCCGTAACCAGCTTCACGCAAGCCGATATTGATAGTGGATTACTCCAGTATTCTCACAACGGAAGTGAATCGGTATTTGATAGCTTTACCTTCACTATTACCGATGGAGTCATCCCGGCCCCCCTGGGTCCCAATACCTTCAATATTTCAATTACACCCGTCAACGATCCACCAACAGTTTCCCTCAACACTGGGCTTACCCTATCAGAAGGAACGTCTTCTACCATAGCCAGTACAGCGCTTCTGGTGACTGACCCGGATGGTCCCAATCCGGTCCGCTATACGCTGGGTGCCTTGCCGATCCGTGGCACCCTGCTGTTGGGTAGTACGCCCCTGACAACAGGGCAGACTTTTACCCAAGCTGCCATTACCAGTGGTCAGTTGTCTTACCAGCATGATGGGAGTGAGACGACGAGCGATCGCTTCACCTTTACCGCCTCTGATGGGTTACTGAGCACGACGACGACCACCTTCAATATCAATGTGATTCCGGTCAACGATGCCCCGGTACTGACCCTCCCCGGTGCCCAGGTTGTGAATGAGGATACCCTGCTGACCTTTGGCAATGGCACCCGCATCAGTGTCAGTGATCCTGAAAATGACAATCCAATTACCGTGCAGCTTTCCGTTGCCAACGGGATTATTACGGTCAACTCTGGTGCCGGAGTCACCAACAACAACTCCAACAATGTGACAGTGACCGGCTCCCTGGCGGCGCTCAACACTGCGCTGAACAATCTGGTCTATACCCCCAACGCCAACTTCAACGGTCCAGACGCACTGGTGGTTTCCGCCAATGACGGTACAGATACCTCCCAGGGCACCATCAACATCACAGTGGCGGCGGTCAATGATGCACCGACGCTGACAGTACCTGGTCCGCAAATTGTGAATGAGGACACTCCTCTGGTGCTGACCACCATCGACACCACCGATATCGATGCGGGTGGTAGCCCGGTCAGAGCCACCCTGTCTGCCCTCAATGGCACCCTCAGTCTGGCATCGATCGCAGGCGTCTCCTTCATCAACGGAGCCAATGGAGCCAGCAGTCTGACGATTGAGGGCACGATCAACAGCATCCGGGGCGTCTTGTCAAACCTGACCTATCAGGGCAACCCTGACTACTTTGGTACGGACACCATCACTATTACCATCAATGACCAGGGGGCAACGGGGGCACCCGGACCCCAGAGCATTACCCGCACCATCCCTGTTACAGTGCGTTCCGTCAATGATGCGCCATCTTTCACTGGCGGTCCCAATCAGGTGGTGAACGAAGATTCGGGTCCCCAAACCGTTGCGGGTTGGGCAACCAATCTGTCTACCGGTCCAGCCAATGAGTCTAACCAGACCCTCAGCTTTATTGTCAGCAACTCCAATCCTGACTTATTCACCACAGCAGGACAGCCCACTGTCAACCCGACCACAGGCGCACTCACCTATACTCCAGCGGCAAATGCCTTTGGTACGGCAACGGTGACTGTCAGACTCCAGGATAGTGGCGGCACCCAGTTTGGTGGCGTGGATACCTCCAGTGACTACACGTTCACGATTACGGTCAATCCCGTCAACGATGCCCCCAGCTTTACACCTGGAACCAATATCACCATTGCTGAGGATTCACCTCCCCAATCGGTTCTGTGGGCGACCAACATCAGTCCTGGACCCTCCACACCGCTGCCACCGAATGAATCCGATCAGACAGTCAACTTCCTTGTTTCCAACAACAATCCATCCCTGTTTACCATCACTGGACAACCAACAATTGCACCCAACGGCACTCTCAGCTACGCGCTGGCACAGGATGCGAATGGGATTGCTGTTGTGACTGTCCGGTTGCGGGACAGTGGCGGAACAGAAAATGGTGGCGTGGATACCTCCCCCTTCCAGACCTTCACGATTAACGTCACGGCAGTCAACGATGCACCTACCCTGACCCTGCCCGGCACCCAGTTTGTCGATGAAGATACGGTACTGGGGATTCCGGGGATCAGCATCAACGATGTCGATGCGGGCAGTGGCAATCTGCGGGTTACCCTGACAGCTCTGGGTCCCAGTGGAGCACTGACGGGTGGCAATCTCAGTTTCAGTACGATTCCAGGGGTTGCCATTACAGGTAACAACAGTAATAGCGTTACTCTGACTGGAAACCTGACGAACCTAAATGCGGCATTGAGCAGCCTGAATTACCAGGGCAAGCCCAACATCAACGGCGAAGACCGGATTGTGGTGACGGTCAATGATCAGGGTAATACGGGTGCAGGTGGAGCACTCAGCACAACGCAGACGCTCACGGTCAATATCAATGCGGTCAACGATGCCCCTGTTCTGACGCTGGTGAATAGCACCATCACAGGAGCAGAGGATACTCCCATCCTTCTGTCTGGTATTTCGGTGACGGATGTGGATGCAGGCACATCAAACATTCAGGTGACCGTCTCGGTGCTCCAGGGAACACTCAACGCCACCCCTGGAACGACCACCGTTACAGGTGCTGGCACCTCCCTGCTGACGATTACAGGTGCCCAGAATGCGGTCAATGCTGCCCTTAACACCCTCACCTATCAGGGCAACCTGGACTACTTTGGACCGGATGAAGCAATTGTGACCGTGAATGACCTGGGCAACACGGGCATCGGCGGTGCCCTCACGGATACCCGCACCCTGAGTATCAACGTTACCCCAGTCAACGACCCACCGACTTTCCTGGCTTTCCCAACTGGACCAGTCCCTGTGGCAGAAGACACCAATCTGATCTTTACAGGTGGACGGGCTATTGTAGTGACGGATGTGGATTCGGGACCCAATCCGGTGCGGTTGACCCTGTCGGTCAACAACGGAACGCTGACCATGAATACGTCTGGACTGACCACCATTGCGGGTGCCAATGGTAGCCAGAGCGCTACCTATGAGGGCACAATCAATGCGATCACCACGGCCCTTGCCAGCCTGGTCTACCGGGGCAACCTCAACTACTTTGGACCGGATCGATTAACCGTCAGTGTCAACGACAATGGCTTTACCGGGGCAGCCACGGGTATACCTGTGATTCGCACGCTGGATATCGATGTTACCCCCGTTAACGACCCACCTGTTCTCGTCACCAACAGTCCTCTGACCCTGAATGAGGGGGCAAGTCAGGTGATTAGCAACGGCTTGTTGAGAACGACGGATGTGGACAACACTGCTGCCGAAATTGTTTACACCATTGATGCGGCTGTGAACAACGGAGTATTGGTCCGAAGCGGCACCACGCTTGGGGTCGGTAGCACCTTTACCCAGCAGGATGTCAATTCCAACCTGATTCGTTACTTCCATAACGGTAGCGAAACCATCAACGATAGTTTCACCTTTACGGTCAATGATGGTGGTGCACAACCGACCACAGCAGTCTTTAACATCACGGTGAATCCAATTAATGACATTCCTGTGTTAGCCGTGCGTCAGCCTCTGACGGTGACGGAAGGATTTGCTGGGACCATTAGCAGCACACTGCTGCTGGTGACTGACCCAGACAATACCCCGCCCCAACTGCGGTACACGTTGATCAACCTGCCATCCAGCGGTGCCGTGCGGTTGAATGGGAGTAACCTGTCCATTGGTCAAAGCTTTACCCAGCAGGACATCAACCAGAACCGGGTGACTTACCGCCATAACGGCAGCGAGACAACGACTGACAGCTTTACCTTCACCGTAAGTGATGGAGCGGGTGGGAATATTGGGGCAACAGCCTTCAATATCAGCGTCATCCCTGTGGATGATCCCCCAATCATTGTCTCGAATGGTCCCCTGAATACTTCAGAGGGTGCAATTACGACGATTACTCAGTCCGTTCTGCAAACCTCTGATCCAGAGAGCCAGCCACTTACTTATACCCTGGTAGCTCAACCGCTCTTTGGCACCCTGACTCGTGGTGGGACGGTGTTGACAAACGGTCAGACCTTTACCCAGTCCGATATCAATACAGGGCTGATCTCTTACCAGCACAACGGTAGCGAAACTCCGAACAATAGGGACTCCTTCTTCTATACCGTGAGCGATGGTGCCAACTCGCTGACCCGGATCTTTGAGATTAACGTTGCCCCTGTCAATGATCCGCCGGTGTTACTGACCCCCAACCCCTTTATCGAGGTGCCGGGTGATGTGGTATCGGTTACGGAAATTAGCTCAGGTGTGCTTCAGGTTACGGATGTGGACAACACTCCGGCGCAACTGGTCTATACCCTGGTGGCAGCCCCCAATCCTACCTTTGGGCAACTGCAACTGAATGGGGTCGGGTTGATTACTGGCCAGACCTTTACCCAGGCAGATATTGACGCTGGCAGGGTAACCTACCGCTCCACAGGCGGCGGTTCCAGCGATACCTTCCAGGTCAGCATCTCCGATGGTGGACCGGGCGGAACTCTGCCGACGGAGTTTGTCACCATCTTCTTCACGTACCCCTAA
- a CDS encoding pentapeptide repeat-containing protein — translation MTIQPELPESGEPVPDAETRPAGIPPTVGTSPPPSRGDGLSGNGSPSQVAPSQTGQSQVGQSQVAQSVSAIAPLPPLNPAPYRSPSGRSDLSAPSRRLYAFGVILGAIALMLLGWIINIPLIGLVGSAIALFISIHLLWTPLGQFLVRWAAEPESAILVASLTGILALIGLFNFLGFNRLLAARFGTLNWDAVGALGEVFGALGQILIAILAVYIAWRQYVIEKDLTTQQNIITQQQTIDSYFQGISELVLDEEGLLEDWPQERAIAEGRTAAILGSIDAGGKAKVIRFLSCARLLTPLRRDQRLGRAILDGTGGYQEDRLHGVRVIDLGVMLAGADLAGTDLRWTDLSEINLIRANLSGCDLVKTNFSRTILAYASLRGADLQGARFFYGKAEDASPRSRTEPPNYRTGAYTGAVVEYADFTGAEEMSPAQRYYCCAWGGSKTRSTIPGGCEGIPNKLGE, via the coding sequence ATGACCATTCAACCTGAATTGCCTGAGTCTGGCGAACCTGTGCCTGACGCGGAAACCCGTCCAGCAGGGATACCTCCAACCGTAGGGACGTCCCCCCCGCCTTCGAGAGGAGATGGACTGTCTGGCAACGGTTCTCCATCTCAGGTTGCCCCTTCCCAGACAGGTCAATCTCAAGTCGGGCAATCCCAGGTAGCTCAATCTGTGTCCGCAATCGCCCCCCTCCCCCCCCTCAATCCTGCCCCCTACCGATCCCCCTCCGGACGCTCTGATCTCTCCGCTCCATCCCGGCGGTTGTATGCATTTGGAGTCATCCTGGGGGCGATCGCCCTGATGCTATTGGGATGGATCATCAACATTCCCCTGATTGGGCTGGTGGGGTCAGCCATTGCTCTGTTTATCTCCATCCATCTCCTCTGGACTCCCCTGGGGCAATTTTTAGTCCGGTGGGCAGCCGAACCAGAGTCTGCCATTCTGGTTGCCAGCCTGACAGGAATCCTTGCCCTGATTGGCTTATTCAACTTCCTGGGGTTCAATCGCCTCCTGGCAGCCCGATTTGGTACCCTCAACTGGGACGCGGTGGGGGCGCTGGGAGAAGTGTTTGGAGCACTGGGTCAAATTTTGATTGCAATTCTGGCGGTCTACATTGCCTGGCGCCAGTATGTAATTGAAAAAGACCTGACCACCCAGCAAAACATCATTACGCAACAGCAGACCATTGACAGCTACTTCCAGGGAATTTCGGAACTGGTACTGGATGAGGAAGGATTATTAGAAGATTGGCCCCAGGAACGGGCGATCGCGGAAGGACGGACAGCCGCGATTCTGGGCAGTATTGATGCGGGTGGCAAAGCCAAGGTGATTCGCTTTCTCAGTTGTGCCCGACTGCTGACTCCCCTGCGCCGGGATCAACGACTGGGGCGGGCGATTCTGGATGGCACAGGAGGTTACCAGGAAGACCGGCTGCATGGAGTACGGGTGATTGACCTGGGGGTGATGCTGGCTGGTGCAGACCTGGCAGGAACTGACCTGCGCTGGACCGATCTGAGTGAAATTAATCTGATTCGTGCTAACCTGAGCGGCTGTGACCTGGTCAAAACTAACTTCTCCCGCACGATTCTTGCCTATGCCAGCCTGCGGGGGGCAGACTTGCAGGGTGCCCGCTTTTTCTACGGCAAAGCAGAAGATGCATCCCCCCGCAGCCGCACTGAACCCCCCAACTACCGCACCGGGGCCTATACGGGAGCCGTGGTTGAGTATGCTGATTTCACGGGAGCAGAAGAGATGTCCCCCGCCCAACGCTACTATTGCTGTGCCTGGGGTGGCTCGAAGACAAGAAGCACAATTCCCGGTGGCTGTGAGGGGATTCCCAATAAGTTGGGAGAATAG
- a CDS encoding glycosyltransferase family 2 protein encodes MVPKYSLIIPILDEESTIFELYRRISPVMDHLDGLVELILVNDGSRDRSLDLIRDLHEKDPRVCYLSFARNFGHQIAVTAGLNFARGQAVVILDADLQDPPELIPELVRQWQQGYEVVYAQRTQRRQEGWFKRCTAYVFYRLLRQLADVDIPTDTGDFCLMDRRVVDVLNAMPERNRYLRGLRSWIGFRQTAVPFERDPRFAGEVKYTFHKSLGLAINGLVSFSKIPLRFSTYLGLFAAVVAVIMAVLVVYWRVFYPKSPLTGYAIIAVAIFFLGAVQLFSIGILGEYIGRIYEEVKNRPLYTLAEVAGFTDSAAVQPSPRSKPTPSGNRDRLC; translated from the coding sequence ATGGTGCCCAAGTATTCATTGATTATCCCGATTTTGGATGAAGAGTCTACGATTTTTGAGTTGTACCGCCGCATCAGCCCTGTGATGGACCACTTAGATGGTCTGGTGGAGTTGATTCTGGTAAATGACGGTAGCCGCGATCGCTCCCTTGACCTGATCCGTGATCTGCATGAAAAAGATCCACGGGTTTGCTACCTCAGTTTTGCCCGCAACTTTGGCCATCAAATTGCCGTCACTGCCGGACTCAATTTCGCCCGGGGACAGGCCGTGGTCATTTTAGATGCGGACCTGCAAGATCCGCCGGAACTGATTCCTGAACTGGTTCGGCAGTGGCAGCAGGGATATGAAGTGGTTTACGCTCAGCGCACCCAGCGCCGGCAGGAAGGATGGTTTAAGCGCTGCACCGCCTACGTGTTTTACCGCCTGCTGCGTCAACTGGCAGATGTAGACATTCCCACGGATACTGGCGACTTTTGCCTCATGGATCGGCGGGTGGTGGATGTGCTCAACGCCATGCCAGAACGAAATCGGTATCTGCGGGGTCTGCGATCGTGGATTGGCTTTCGTCAGACCGCTGTTCCTTTTGAGCGTGACCCCCGTTTTGCCGGTGAAGTCAAGTACACGTTCCATAAATCCCTGGGGCTGGCCATTAATGGGCTGGTGTCCTTCTCCAAGATCCCGCTCAGGTTCTCAACCTACCTGGGATTGTTTGCAGCCGTGGTCGCTGTCATCATGGCAGTGCTTGTTGTTTACTGGCGGGTGTTCTATCCCAAGTCACCCCTGACAGGATATGCCATCATCGCCGTCGCTATTTTCTTTCTGGGTGCGGTACAACTGTTCAGCATTGGCATTCTGGGAGAGTACATTGGGCGGATTTACGAAGAGGTGAAAAATCGCCCCCTCTACACCCTGGCAGAAGTGGCTGGCTTTACAGATTCAGCCGCAGTTCAGCCTTCTCCCCGTTCAAAACCTACGCCCTCTGGCAACCGCGATCGCCTCTGCTAA